The proteins below are encoded in one region of Aequorivita iocasae:
- a CDS encoding ABC transporter substrate-binding protein produces the protein MPLKNLILRISTYFVLFFLLSCGNNKETENDHLVFRYNEHGNIPTLDPAFARNPQAIWPDNQLYNGLVQLDDSLNIIQDIAKSWSVNDSTNTYTFNLRNDVYFHQNIAFAQKGLHSPPRYTRKVDASDFVYSFNRLTDEKVASSGSWVMNYVEKYWAENDSTFVIQLKQPFPAFLGLLTMRYCSVVPKEAVEFYGNEFRSNPVGTGPFQFKMWEENVKLVFRKNPLYFERDENGNKLPYLDAVSITFLPDKQSEFLQFAQGKLDFISGLDGSYKDELLTTHGKLQPKYEDLAYMITGPYLNTEYLGFFLGTNTPEIQSKTLRQAINYGFDREKMVTYLRNGMGIPATHGFIPKGLPGYAAIDGYTYQPEKAKQLIEKYKAETGDQNPEITIGTNSQYLDLCEYVQRELEKLGIAVTIDVMPPSTLRQMKSSGELDIFRASWIADYPDAENYLSLFYSPNFAPDGPNYMHFRNTTFDSIYEKALSISEIEERKLLYTKMDSIIVEEAPVVPLFYDMAVRFVNKKVSGLGINPQNFLVLKHVKKSK, from the coding sequence ATGCCTTTGAAAAATCTAATCTTAAGAATTTCAACATATTTCGTACTCTTCTTTTTACTTTCCTGTGGAAATAATAAAGAAACCGAAAATGACCACCTTGTTTTCCGCTACAACGAACACGGAAACATCCCCACGCTCGATCCTGCTTTTGCAAGAAATCCGCAGGCCATTTGGCCGGATAACCAACTTTACAATGGTTTGGTGCAATTAGATGACTCTTTAAATATAATTCAGGACATTGCAAAAAGTTGGTCTGTCAATGATTCTACAAACACCTATACTTTTAATCTTCGGAATGATGTATATTTTCATCAAAATATAGCGTTCGCCCAAAAAGGACTTCACAGTCCACCCCGATATACACGAAAGGTTGATGCGTCAGATTTTGTGTATAGCTTTAACCGTTTGACCGATGAAAAAGTTGCCTCTTCCGGAAGTTGGGTAATGAATTATGTTGAAAAATATTGGGCTGAAAACGATTCCACTTTTGTAATTCAACTGAAACAGCCCTTTCCTGCATTTTTAGGATTGCTTACTATGAGGTATTGTTCCGTTGTACCAAAGGAGGCTGTGGAATTTTATGGTAATGAATTCCGAAGTAATCCTGTGGGCACAGGGCCGTTTCAGTTTAAAATGTGGGAAGAAAACGTGAAACTCGTTTTCAGAAAAAATCCACTTTATTTTGAAAGGGATGAAAATGGAAACAAACTTCCTTATTTGGATGCCGTTTCAATTACTTTTTTACCCGATAAACAGAGTGAGTTTCTTCAATTTGCACAGGGAAAGCTTGATTTTATTTCAGGTTTGGACGGTAGTTACAAAGATGAACTTTTAACCACTCACGGAAAACTGCAACCAAAGTATGAAGACTTGGCGTATATGATTACGGGACCGTATTTAAATACGGAATACCTCGGTTTTTTTCTCGGTACAAATACTCCGGAAATACAGAGCAAAACATTGCGGCAGGCAATAAATTATGGTTTTGACCGTGAAAAAATGGTTACCTACCTCCGCAACGGCATGGGCATTCCAGCCACTCACGGCTTCATTCCAAAAGGTTTGCCGGGTTATGCAGCGATTGACGGTTACACCTATCAGCCTGAAAAAGCAAAACAATTAATTGAAAAATACAAAGCTGAAACTGGCGATCAAAATCCAGAGATAACCATCGGCACAAACAGTCAGTATTTGGATTTGTGCGAATATGTGCAGCGTGAACTCGAAAAACTCGGGATTGCCGTGACAATAGATGTAATGCCGCCTTCCACGCTTCGGCAGATGAAAAGTAGCGGAGAACTTGATATTTTTCGCGCTAGCTGGATTGCCGATTATCCAGATGCCGAAAATTATTTATCGTTATTTTACAGTCCCAACTTTGCACCAGATGGGCCAAACTATATGCACTTTCGTAATACTACTTTTGACAGCATTTATGAAAAGGCGCTTTCAATTTCAGAAATTGAGGAACGAAAACTTCTTTATACTAAAATGGATTCCATTATTGTTGAAGAAGCGCCGGTAGTGCCTTTGTTCTACGATATGGCCGTGCGTTTTGTAAATAAAAAGGTTTCGGGTCTCGGGATCAACCCGCAGAATTTTTTAGTTTTGAAACACGTAAAAAAGTCGAAATAA
- a CDS encoding GlmU family protein translates to MNYILFDGNVRNQLLPFTFTRPVADIRIGILTIREKWEHLLGFTTTTVTEDYLSEKYPFLELDKNIFINASFLPSENLVNIIKGLTENQAVFFDDEPIAFFTSEGQEVDFETFDIIQYAHDDVLRIEHAWDIFSKNGEAIKRDFEMLTKGRESQPIPEAVWTSNPENIFIEEGAKLPLCSLNASDGPIYIGKDAEIMEACAVRGPFALCEHSTLKMGAKIYSNTTIGPHSKVGGEVNNCVIFGYSNKGHDGFLGNSVLGEWCNLGADTNNSNLKNNYAEVRLWDYETEGFARTGLQFCGLMMGDHSKCGINTMFNTGTVVGVSANIFGSGFPRNFVPSFSWGGSGGFTTYKTDKAFEVAKVVMGRRNIEFSEVDAKILEHVFEETAKWRKA, encoded by the coding sequence ATGAATTATATTCTCTTCGACGGTAACGTCCGCAACCAGCTTTTACCTTTCACATTTACCCGCCCCGTGGCTGATATTCGAATAGGTATTTTAACCATTCGCGAAAAATGGGAGCATCTGCTGGGCTTTACTACAACTACGGTTACAGAAGATTATCTTTCCGAAAAATATCCGTTTTTAGAACTTGATAAGAACATATTTATAAATGCTTCCTTTTTGCCTTCGGAGAATTTGGTGAATATCATAAAAGGTTTGACGGAAAACCAAGCCGTTTTTTTTGATGATGAACCTATTGCTTTTTTTACTTCGGAAGGACAGGAAGTAGATTTTGAAACTTTTGATATAATCCAATATGCGCACGATGATGTATTAAGAATAGAACACGCTTGGGATATTTTTTCAAAAAATGGCGAAGCGATAAAACGCGATTTTGAAATGCTTACCAAAGGCCGTGAATCGCAACCCATTCCCGAAGCTGTTTGGACGAGCAATCCTGAGAATATTTTTATTGAAGAAGGGGCCAAATTACCACTTTGTTCATTAAATGCTTCCGATGGCCCTATATATATTGGCAAAGATGCCGAAATTATGGAGGCGTGTGCTGTTCGTGGGCCTTTTGCACTTTGTGAACATTCAACTTTAAAAATGGGCGCAAAAATTTATAGCAATACTACTATTGGGCCACATAGTAAAGTAGGAGGTGAAGTGAACAATTGTGTGATTTTTGGATATTCAAACAAAGGCCACGATGGATTTTTGGGAAATTCAGTGTTGGGCGAATGGTGCAATTTGGGGGCAGATACCAACAATTCCAACCTAAAAAACAATTACGCCGAAGTGCGGCTCTGGGATTACGAAACTGAAGGTTTTGCAAGAACCGGATTACAGTTCTGCGGGCTGATGATGGGCGACCACAGCAAATGTGGCATCAATACCATGTTTAATACTGGAACTGTGGTTGGCGTTAGCGCAAATATCTTCGGAAGCGGTTTTCCACGAAATTTTGTTCCCAGCTTCAGTTGGGGCGGAAGCGGGGGTTTTACAACTTATAAAACCGACAAGGCTTTTGAAGTGGCAAAAGTAGTGATGGGTCGAAGAAATATTGAATTTTCAGAAGTGGACGCCAAGATTTTGGAACATGTTTTTGAGGAAACCGCTAAGTGGCGAAAGGCTTAA
- a CDS encoding type B 50S ribosomal protein L31: MKKGIHPENYRIVAFKDMSNEDVFLTKSTADTRETIEVDGVEYPLVKMEISRSSHPFYTGKAKLIDTAGRIDKFKNKYDKFKKPAAKEAKAEE; the protein is encoded by the coding sequence ATGAAAAAAGGTATCCACCCAGAAAATTATAGAATAGTTGCTTTTAAGGATATGAGCAACGAAGATGTTTTCCTTACTAAATCAACTGCAGATACAAGAGAAACTATCGAGGTTGATGGTGTTGAGTATCCTTTGGTTAAGATGGAAATTTCACGTTCTTCACACCCTTTCTATACTGGAAAAGCAAAACTTATTGATACTGCTGGACGTATTGACAAATTCAAGAACAAATACGACAAGTTTAAAAAACCTGCAGCAAAAGAAGCTAAGGCTGAAGAGTAG